The following proteins come from a genomic window of bacterium:
- a CDS encoding PAS domain S-box protein: MSAKANILIVDDEIGVCYTIKDILEDDGYGVSITLNGNDAIDAIRDNSFNVAIIDINLPDISGLEILKAIRSMNLDLYSIMLTAAATIENSIKALNQGAYAYIVKPFQVEGLKDTVKRAADEQHLVLENKKLLRELQVSNAALKEAKMKVDDLNRALESKIRQRTQELFDQKERTEAIIESLADGLCTVDEHWCITSFNRQAEKITGYRADEVIGKYHAEIFKSQNTDYTRQLMESLKTKETVSHMEVYIQNRSHHTIPIRVSAALLRDKQGRITGAVQNFRDITEQKQLQEQLIQASKLASMGELLANFTHEIKNPLNGMLLFASLIQSEIKDQDSEIADYADRILQEGTRIGKIASDILTFSRQNRQEYHLEDITEIIGATLALTEHQLQLDGIKVIREFEPGLPKIAANSGRLQQVFLNLINNAQYALNKKSPGIADSDAKVLRISVNKVEHNGTQHIRIKIFDNGMGIPEKHFNKLFDPFFTTKPVGQGTGLGLSVSYGIIQDHQGTIEVESRVDEFTAFIIDLPAADSQRDAPHA; this comes from the coding sequence ATGTCTGCCAAAGCCAACATTCTGATCGTGGATGATGAGATCGGAGTATGCTACACCATAAAGGACATTCTGGAAGACGATGGTTATGGAGTAAGCATTACCCTCAATGGAAATGATGCCATTGATGCTATCCGCGACAATTCTTTTAATGTGGCAATTATCGATATCAATTTGCCGGATATCAGCGGGCTGGAAATTCTTAAGGCAATCCGCAGCATGAATCTTGATCTCTATTCGATCATGCTGACGGCAGCCGCAACTATTGAAAACTCCATCAAGGCACTGAACCAGGGGGCCTATGCCTATATCGTCAAGCCATTCCAGGTGGAAGGGCTCAAAGATACGGTCAAGCGGGCTGCCGATGAACAGCACCTTGTCCTGGAGAATAAAAAACTGCTCCGCGAGCTTCAGGTTTCCAATGCCGCCCTGAAAGAAGCCAAGATGAAGGTGGATGACCTGAACCGTGCCCTGGAGTCGAAAATCCGGCAGCGGACACAGGAACTGTTTGACCAGAAGGAACGTACCGAGGCTATTATCGAGAGCCTGGCCGATGGCCTTTGTACGGTTGATGAGCACTGGTGTATTACCTCCTTTAATCGTCAGGCTGAAAAGATCACCGGCTACCGGGCTGATGAGGTTATCGGCAAGTATCATGCCGAGATATTTAAAAGCCAGAACACCGACTACACCAGGCAGTTGATGGAGTCTCTGAAAACTAAAGAGACGGTTTCCCATATGGAGGTCTACATTCAGAACAGGAGTCATCACACGATTCCGATTCGCGTCAGCGCAGCGCTCCTGCGGGATAAACAGGGACGGATTACCGGGGCGGTCCAGAATTTCCGGGACATTACCGAGCAGAAGCAATTGCAGGAGCAGCTGATCCAGGCCTCGAAGCTGGCATCCATGGGAGAATTACTGGCCAATTTCACCCACGAAATCAAAAATCCCTTAAATGGCATGCTCCTGTTCGCCAGCCTTATCCAGAGCGAGATCAAGGACCAGGACAGCGAAATTGCCGACTATGCCGACAGGATATTGCAGGAAGGAACCAGGATTGGAAAAATCGCCAGCGATATTCTCACCTTTTCCCGGCAAAACCGCCAGGAATACCACCTTGAGGATATCACCGAGATCATCGGCGCGACCCTGGCCCTTACCGAACATCAGCTCCAGCTCGACGGCATCAAGGTGATCAGGGAGTTTGAGCCCGGCCTGCCGAAAATCGCCGCCAACAGCGGAAGGCTCCAGCAGGTTTTCCTGAACCTTATCAATAATGCTCAATATGCCTTGAACAAGAAATCCCCAGGCATTGCTGACAGTGATGCCAAGGTCCTGCGGATCAGCGTCAATAAGGTTGAACATAATGGAACGCAGCATATCCGCATCAAGATCTTCGACAATGGCATGGGAATCCCGGAAAAACATTTCAATAAATTGTTTGATCCCTTTTTTACCACCAAGCCCGTCGGCCAGGGAACCGGCCTGGGTTTAAGCGTCAGCTACGGCATCATCCAGGATCACCAGGGAACCATCGAAGTTGAAAGCCGCGTCGACGAATTTACAGCCTTCATTATCGATCTTCCCGCAGCCGATTCTCAGAGGGACGCTCCACATGCCTGA
- a CDS encoding response regulator, giving the protein MDDQPGMRETLIDILQDAGYEVESAGDGYGAIEKTDQQFFDVILIDIIMPGINGVETIRKIQKTNKKIDRKTEFILMTAYSAEALIEEALSYGIYQYVNKPFPPEQIISLVEEIREKSKDSGQ; this is encoded by the coding sequence GTGGATGATCAACCGGGTATGAGAGAAACATTGATCGATATCCTCCAGGACGCCGGATACGAGGTTGAATCCGCTGGAGACGGATATGGTGCCATTGAAAAGACTGACCAGCAATTCTTTGATGTTATTTTGATTGATATTATCATGCCGGGCATTAACGGCGTGGAAACAATCAGGAAAATCCAAAAAACAAACAAAAAAATAGACAGGAAAACCGAGTTTATCCTGATGACCGCTTATTCTGCGGAGGCCCTCATTGAGGAGGCCTTGAGCTATGGTATTTATCAGTATGTCAATAAACCATTCCCTCCGGAGCAGATTATCTCACTGGTGGAAGAGATCAGGGAGAAGAGTAAAGATAGTGGTCAGTAA